A window of the Miscanthus floridulus cultivar M001 chromosome 14, ASM1932011v1, whole genome shotgun sequence genome harbors these coding sequences:
- the LOC136502961 gene encoding uncharacterized protein, with the protein MVASLAGGGALLHPDGLLPHPGFVFTINGGAVSWKSSKQETVTDSTAEAEYIVASGAAKEGVWMRRFLIELASCFKSSKPNTIVLSGLSGSGKTTLFYQLRDGSSHQGTVTSMEENDDSFVLHSEQERKGKVKPVHVVDVPGHARLKPKLDEVLPKAAGVVFVVDAQDFLSSMQAAAEYLYDILTKATVVKKKVPVLIFCNKTDKVTAHSKEFIKKQLEKEINKLRESRNAISSADITDEVQLGVPGEAFNFSQCQNKVVVAEGAGTTGNVSAVEQFIREHVKA; encoded by the exons ATGGTTGCTtccctggccggcggcggcgcgctccTCCACCCTGATggcctcctcccccaccccg gttttgtgttcacaataaatggtggtgctgtaagttggaaaagttccaagcaggagacGGTGACTGATTCTACAGCAGAGGCCGAGTACATTGTAGCTTCTGGAGCTGcgaaggaaggtgtttggatgaggaggttcctcattgaacttg CATCTTGTTTTAAATCCTCGAAGCCAAATACTATAGTGCTATCTGGGCTTAGTGGCAGTGGCAAAACTACTCTTTTCTACCAG CTTCGGGATGGATCATCACATCAAGGAACTGTGACTTCAATGGAAGAAAACGATGACTCATTTGTGCTGCATTCGGAGCAAGAAAGG AAAGGCAAAGTAAAACCTGTGCATGTTGTTGATGTGCCTGGTCATGCAAGGCTCAAGCCCAAGCTTGATGAAGTCCTGCCTAAAGCAGCTGGGGTTGTTTTTGTTGTTGATGCTCAAGATTTCTTGTCTAGCATGCAAGCTGCTGCGGA GTATCTATATGACATTCTGACAAAGGCAACTGTAGTGAAGAAAAAGGTTCCCGTGCTTATATTCTGCAACAAGACAGATAAAGTTACGGCCCACTCAAAGGAGTTCATCAAGAAGCAGTTGGAGAAAGAAAT AAACAAGCTTCGGGAATCAAGGAATGCCATATCATCAGCTGACATAACTGATGAAGTCCAACTCGGGGTCCCTGGAGAGGCATTCAACTTCAGCCAGTGCCAGAACAAGGTGGTTGTTGCTGAGGGTGCCGGTACGACTGGTAATGTTTCGGCTGTTGAGCAGTTCATCCGGGAACATGTGAAGGCGTAG